The Motacilla alba alba isolate MOTALB_02 chromosome 3, Motacilla_alba_V1.0_pri, whole genome shotgun sequence DNA window CCCCACATCTTCCCCCCTTGTTTATCCTAGTGACCCAGGCCATGGAACTGCAGCAACTGAGCCACTGCTTTTGTCCCCAGCACCAGCAAAGCCAAAATGGGGCTCAGGACAAAAGCCCCAGCAGTGGGCACTGCCCCAGAGTCGGGGTTGGGGTGAAGAGCTGCATGACCCAACCTGTCACCCTACTCTCCATCAGCCACCTCCAGACCTGAGGTGGGTGACATCTGTCTGTTCCCTGCAACTCTGGCTAAAGAATACCCACAAGAACTGGGAGTCACTGGCATTACCACCCCTTGGACACGGTACCACAGGAGCAGGTCTCAGGACACCTTTTTGGTGGAGGCTCACAAGAGGCACCAgccagcaggggctgccaggagctATATATATCTCACTTGGATTTGAACTGCCCATGAACCTTCACCACAAATATttggaggaaggggagggggtaaaagaaacaaaaacattttaaaaaattgtctcaGCAGTGAGAAAAACTATCAAACAACCAAAGGCCATTGAAAAATTAGGTACTTCTAAAGCTTGGTAACTTTATAACTGATGAGGAATCTGGCAGCTCAAGCACTGCTGTGCCAatctccttccccagccatCTGTGCTGAAGccaaagggaagaggaaatcCACAAGCCCTCGTGCTGACCCCTTCTCACCCACTCAGGAACCTCAGCCCCTCCAGTGCTGACAGGGAGAAAACCCATGGCATGGACCtgatccttcctctctccccatcTCCATCTCTGAGCATCCCCCTGGAGTCCTGGAGGCAAGTACCTCATTAGCATATATTTACATTCATGCTTCGGTAGGGAGATGGGTTTTCCTCTTGGATGCATGGATGTAAAGccagaggagctctgcaggTGTCAAGGGGGTACATGAGATTTATGGGAACCACACTTGCTCCCCTGAGCTGccacctgccccagcctgaggatgcagagcaggctccgtggctggggatggagggaggctgggggtgTTATCCCAGTGGATCTGCCACTGTTTTCAATGGACACATTTACTTCCTACTGATGCACTTGGGGGGAAGGGGCAGTTGAACCTCACCAAGGCTTTTCTGATCTTTGATACAATTTGGATCTCAGAAGAGCTCTTTGAGGCGACCCCCTCTCTGCCCTGGCCGGGCTCAGCCCTCCCAGCAgaacacccctgccatggaggACAACTGGATTTATGTAGGAAAAACCCCatgttttccagcagggaattaTCTCCTTCAAAAGCAAACTATCATTGCTAATAAGCACTGATGCTTACATACCAACACCCTggccacaagaaaaaaacaaaccatcaaACACAAAATCTGTGCAAATACATCTCTGGTCTAAGCCAAGCCACCCAGCCAAAGCCAAAGGTTGGAACCAAAACCCACTGAGGCGCAGCAGAAAAGCTTCCCAAAGCACACCCTGGCATGGATGAAGAGCTTCTCTGGTTTAAAGGTAATTCATTATTAACTCAGCTCCTGAGTTACTAAAACCCTTTCAGCACACGTCAAAGCACCCCAATTCATATAGCAGTCCCTGAGGGCAGCACTCAGCCCTCTGCATGGGAAAGGTCTGTTCCTGGAGGATCCAGCTCCCTTaatggagcagggagcagccagcactcCAGGGAGGGACACAGCTCGATGCCAAAGGAAGACAGGGTGGAGCTTAGTGCTTTTATAGAGATtatttggaaagagaaaacccGAGTGAAATGGCCCTTCCCTAGGGAACTTGGGACCTTTGTTTCTCTCCAGACATGCTCAGGATGGCTGTGTGACTTGCAGGCCTGATGTTGGGTTCCCAGTATGCCTTGGAAACAGAGTTTTGTGCAGGAAAGGGAGGGGACTCACCCACGAGCACCTCCTGCAAGACACAGGCAACAAAGCCAGCGCTTCCGACCATGTGGAGTGGAGGCATCTCCAGCTAATGCCTCCCGGGGCCACTCCCATCTTTCTAAGAGCACAAACTCTGCTTCAGACCTGACTCTTTTAGCCTCTGgttctccttctctcctgtcTCTGCCAGCAGGCTCACAAAACTCTCCCCACTGCAAACAGGCCTGGACCAAGTGATTACAACCCATGCCAGCCACAGGTTCTCCACCCCCTGGCTTCCCCCAGGGATCCCTTATTTTTCCACCAGTAAACCCAGGGCAGCAATTTGAAGACTGCCAGAAAAACTCCTTTAACTCAAAGAAAAGAGCATTCCTATCTCACCTCCatcccactgccacagccagAGGGTGATGCTGACCTGATCTCTCTGCTGCAGACACCAGCCCACCTTCCCCCACCCCAGGTCATCATTCTGACCCAGACAATTTTGGCTAGATGTTTTCCAAAACTTTTGGGAAAGAAGTTGTCAGCTCCACTTAGGCAAACCAAGTGTatcaggcagagctcagaggctGAAGAGACATTCCCAAGGCACAGAGATGGTGGCAGCCTCACAGTCTCAGAGGGGCACCCCCCATTCCTCTTGGGGTCATGGCCAGGGTGGCCCAGGGAAGACAGGGGACACCTGCTCTGAGCTTGGCTTTTGGGAAGGCACACACcaaaatgtgtatgtgtgtatatatctatatctatatttttttttatttatacatatatatatatatatatatatatatatatatatataaatgggcagggctgctgagcaAGGCCATGAGGGATagggagagctgcagaaattGCTACCTGCAGCCACACGTCTCCACGACCATGTCCTCATACTGTTTGTAAACCACATTGTTCCCAGAGTCTATGTAGAGGATGCTGATGGGGCTGAGCTTGGAGGGCACGCAGCAGCTCGGGGGGGTGGACTCCGGGTCCATGGAGTTCATCAGGGTCTGGATAATGGCGTGGTTGGTGGGCTCCAGGTGGGAGCGCAGGGGGAAGTCGCAGACCCCCTCGCAGTGATAGGCCTCGTAATCCAGAGGGGCGATTATCCAgtcatcccagcccagctccttgAAGTTCACGTGCAggggcttcctgctgcagcGAGTCTTCGCCTTCTTCCCGTGGCCTCTGCCCCCAGAGCGGGTGGCAATGGTGGTCCTCCTCTTCCTCCGCTTCAGGTACGCCTCCTGGCCGGGATCGGGGGGCTCCAGGAACggggggctgcccagggcctTGATCTTATCCCGGATCTCCTTGAAGAGGTTCTCCTTCCTCTGGGTGTGGGAGAAGGCCACAAGCAGGGCTCGCTCGTGGGGCTGCGGCCGGGGTTTGCCGAAGCCCAGCTGCCGggggggcagcagctgccccgaCTGATCCGAGACGATCCTcagcaggaagcacagcagctttccctggagcGAGCTCTCCCTCTGATCTCGCAAGGCCTCCCAGACATCAAACACCTCCCATCTGGAGGAGCCCGTGTCCAGAATGTCTGCGGCCCTGGAGTCCAGCAGCCGGGGCTCCTCGCCGTCCCGGCTGGGGCAGGTGGcgaggaggaggtggtggaaGGTGCCCTCGGGGGACAGCGCCAAGCTCCGGTTCTCGGGGAGGGAGCGCAGGATGCGCAGCTCTGCTCCCGTCACCTCCTCTGCCTCAGGCAGGCTGGAGATGTCAAAGAGGTATCGCTGCTCCGAGGCGGATGGGGAGGCATCTGGAAGAgataacacagagaaaagaaaaaaggaaaaaaaaattaaatatcagcAAGCCAAAGCCAAGCTCTCATTAGGGAGGTGCAAAGGACACAGAGGTAATGGGGGAGATCTCGCTGCGCAGCACGGCTTCCTGAGCATCCCAGCGGGACACAGGCTGTGTGTCCTGCATCCAAGAGAGTCACTCTGGCTGGGGGCATCAAAAGCaaatgggaaggagaagggagggaggaatcAATTCAAACAAGTGGCTTCTCATCAGCACTCTTCTCCACATCCTGAGGAGGcttctctgctccctcccaggtGTTCCAGTGACCCCAGATGCACCACGGTTCTGTTTTGGCACGGAAGCCACACCTGAACCTGTGCCGCACATTACCATCCCCGATCAGCAGTTTGTCACCTATTTCTTCTGCCCCACGTgtcacacacatacacatgctGTTAAAAATTCCACTTTCCCCTCGCAGATAGGCACAGGCACACAGGTCTGATAGAGGCACCCACAGCGGCTGAAAGTGAGCCCAGCCTCACTGTGGCACTATTTTTAGTGGATCCAAAGACCTGACACAGACTTGTGCAGTTTCTGGCACTGAATAAATATACTCAatgtgaatttaaaaagaagcacTAAAGGAAGTGGAGCTGGCAAGAAGAGGTGAATTGAGTTCTGGGAGggctgttttttgttttctccctcgTCAACGAGAAACCTGACCTGGGCATGCTGCAAACATCTCTACCGTGCCCGAAGCGCCCCGACCCGCTGCCGGCAGAGCCCTGCCCGACGgccccgccggcagcgccgctGGGTGCAGCCTGCACCGCCCGCCGGGGGAAACTTCTTCTCCCTGTTATTCGCTACTGCTGCTATTATCATCATTAACAGTACTATTATTATTCATTATGGTTATTAAAATTACTATTTGAAAAGCTGATCTAAAATTCCTCTGAGAAGCAGATAAGTGCAGATAAGGAGATCCCTTTGAAGAGTTCATCTGGTTTCGTTTTGCGCTGAAACTTCCCAGGACCTGTGCTCAGTTTTCACCCAGCTCTCACAAGCCGAGCAACTGCCCACCCTCCCATCGGAGCATCCTCCTCCCTGTCCCGCCTCGCTCCCCCGACGTTTCCCCATTAGCTTCCAGTAAACCTCCTCCCGCGAAGGCTGCCCGCAGGATACGGCCCCTTCTGGGTGTGGGAATGGGGTTAGGGGGCTCTCCCACCACAGTGAGCGACAGGGATAGGGTGCGGCTGGCGCTGCTTTTCAGTTTGGGTTTTCATTTTATTCGATCAGgaatgtatctttttttttttcccccagccgAGCGAACTTGGCCGGCGGGGCGCGAAGTACATACATGCATGCATTTGTTAAAAGTATATCATGAGGTGTgtatatgcatttttattattattattattattattattattattattattattattattattattattattattattattattatattcgGGGTATGAAGAGGGCATAAGAGGGCGAAGCGGGAGAAGGGGACCGCGATGCCGAGCTCAGCCGGCGGTGTTAGCAGGAGTCGCTCCGgagcgccgcggccgcccgcgGCCGAGCACCCCCGGGACCCCGCGGCTGCGCTCCCTccctggcccggcccggcccgtcGCGGTGTCCCTCGGAGTTTTTcgggctgcagaggctctggcaGGACGGGGGATGCCACGCGGAGAAGCTGCTCTCAAAGCGCGCCGCACGCCCCGGCCCCGCATCAGGTGGCGGGAGATGCCGAGAGCCCACCCCGTCCCGGCCGGCTGCACCTCGCACCCCGGCCCGAACGGCATCCCCAGCACCAAGCGCCATCCTTGATACCGACTGCCTGTGCAACCCCACCGCCACCCCAGACCCCCGCTCTGCGCCACGCTCATCTCCGTCGGCAAACCCCTTCACCGGTGCCGGGCACAAACCTTTGGCTGTCCCCGTGGCCAACCCTCCTAGCCGTATGCTCACGCACAACCCCACTCCCAGCGCCGTCCTCGCTCCCACTCCCACAATCAGATTCGCGCACGGCTTCATTCCCTTTAAACAACCGGGATGCGCAGCCCCTGTCCCGTGAAGCTCCATGCCCTGCAAGCACCCCGTGCGGAAACCAGCGCAGAACCCCATGCCCCAGCCAACGCACAATCCTATCCCAGGCACAGCCCGTGCTCGGACCAACACGCGAGCATCCTCTCCGTGTGCCATCACGTCCCCAAACTCACGCTCAGAGTGATGCACAACCCCGTGTATCCATCCCCACGTCCACACAGCAGCCCGATCCACACACCCGTGCACAACACCGTCTCCAACCCCAAGCCGCATCCTCGTCCCCAAGCCCATTCCGAAGCCCAAGCACCGACTTTCTCCCGCCCGACGGCGGAgtcccggcggggcggccggTCCGCGCTCGCCCGCCCGGCCGCGGCTCACCCGCACTCACCGCTGCGCGCCCGCTCCGCGAAGCCCGTCACGGTGTCGCTGCGGCggccgggggcgcggcgggcggccAGGCGCTGGTACAGGGCCACCATGTAATGATGCGGCACCACCGTGCCGTTGCGGAGAGCCCCGTCCCTCCGCGgcggggaggagaagggggaggcggcggcggcggaggaggaggaggcggaggaAGGCGCGGCTGCCGAGGGTCGCTGGGGAGCGGCCGCTGACGGGCCGCGCACGGCGGCGGCCTCCAGCCCGCGGCGAAGGCGGCAGGCgcccagcaggcagaggcagagggcggcggcggcggcgcggaggCGCATGGCGGCGGCCCGGGGCTCGGCGCGgagctgctgccgccgccgctccccgcccgctTTTGAACATCGTCttcgccgccgccgccgccgccgccgccaccgccgcggccgcggccgcccgccgcccgggggcgccccctgccggccgcccgcccctccccgcccgagcgccgcccgcgccccgcacccgccccgcccgccccggcagGTGAGAGACCCCCCGCACCCCCCTCTGCCTCCGCCCCGGCAGGTGAGAGACCCTCCCGGACCCCCCTCTGCCTCCGCCCCGGCAGGTGAGAGACCCCCCCGGACCCCCCTCTGGCTCCGCCCCGGCAGGTGAGAGACCCCCGGATCCTCCCTTGGACCtcgccccgcccgccccggcagGTGAGAGACCCCCGGATCCCCTCTGGACCTCGCCCCGCCTCCTCCGCCAGGTGAGGAACCCCTGGATTCTGCTTCGAATCCCGCCCCGTGTCCCCCGGCAGGTGAGAGGTCCCTCAAGGCTCCCGGCCCGCAGCCGGTGGGGGCACCCGCACCCCTCATTTGGCGGGGGGAGCTGCGTCCCACAGCCCCGTGCCAAGGCGTCACCCCAGCCCGACTGTGGGGTGGAATGGGGCTGTGTTTGACTTTGGAAGGTGACCCTAGTTCGGATGGCGGGAGGCTGGGGGGGCACCACCGCCTCTGCTTGAGGTCATATTTCGGAGCGGAGACTGACCGGGAGACCACCTAAGACTGGACCGGGAAACTTCTCCCCGCATTGGAGCGGGTCACTCACCACCCCGTACTGGGGCGGGGGTCCCGGTCCCACACTGGCGATGGGGCTGTCCCGGCTCTGTTTCGAACGCGGGAACCGCCACCCCACGTTTCGGGCAGACCCCTTTTCCCCGACACTGGCCCGCGGGGGTGatgccggcggcggggccgggccgggagcggccggGGGAGCCGGGGGCCCGTGGCCGCCCCACAGCGGGTCGCGGGTCGCTATGGGGCGGCCCCGGGTCCCCGGCTCCCCTCGCACCGCTCCGAGATGCCCCGGGCTGCCCCGAGCCTGCATCGGCCCCGGTAATTCCGCCTCGGGAGTCCGACACCGGAGCAAAACAAAGACCCAGCCGGGCTGCGGGCTGATGTTTTCCCTCCGCGGAGGGTTTCCTTGGTAAAATTCAGATGTTTCCTTGGGTCTCgattaaaataacaaagtggGGTATTTACTAGGATGTTATTTCAAGTCTCTTAAGTCCCTGGTTATGTCTGTTGCGATTTCTCCGCAAATACAAAAACAAGCGCTGCGATGATTTATTTGAAGGAATGTAGGTGTTTCGCCAAAACAAACacggtttttttttttcttctcccccccGAAACAATCGCTTCTCACAAGCATTTGTCACTGCAGCCTCttggatttctttctgctgtaaTTTTACAGGTGTCTTGTCACAGTACTGTGAGCAGGTTTCTAATGCCAACCAGCGGCTTTGCTCGGTATGTACACACACTGTGCAGAGACACGGACGGCACCCCCAGGACACTCCAAGAAAACCCCATCCCAACAAATTCCTGTCCCATGCAGGGCTGGATGGCCAGGCCTGAAGCCATTTGCACACCTTGCACAGCACTTGTAGAGTTTGCAcagcctctgcacagcctgcacATGGAGTTGGCATGGATTGCATGGCATTTGCACACCCAGCGTGTTCACACCACCCCCCCAGCAGTTAGTGACCCCCGGGAGCCTAACCCAGCTGGGgcagaaggcagaggaagggctCACAGAGGAAGGCTTCGTTAACTGTTATTCTTCTGTCAGTCCCTTATTAAATCCAGCCTGACGCTGTTCAGATActaaaagccatttttaaaaaccatctgACAAGACCTCCCAACCCTGAGGCCTCACTCCCCCCTGGCCAGGGTGCTGAGACTCCACTCGGGAGCCCTTCCAGAACCAGAAcatggcagcagggctcagtgCCCAGGGTATCTCTTCCCAAAGATGGGAATGCTGAAAGCATTGTCTGGTCCTGTCCCACTTATTCCCACCTGaaagagcagcaccaggctccaaactgctcctgctgctcccacagcagcacacgGCAGTACTCAGCGCTGCCCAAGGAAGGGATCAAAACAGTCAGCAAAAGGATGGAAGGATGATGGGGTGGGAAGGACTGTTGAATGGGCAGACAAGTCTATCCATAAACCTCCAGGCTTCTTGCAATGGTTTCTGGAGCATCCTGCCTGGAGCCATTTCACACAGTCAGTTTTAGGAGAAACAGTGAAAGGTACAAAAATGGTGAATGTGGGCCCCAGTCCCACAACCCTTCAGCCTCAAGCTCCCAAGTCTGTACATCCTTCTGCAGTTTGGGGTGCATGTACCTGCCCCACACAGACATtccctgggactgggactgtcactgtcactgcatTTTTGATCTGTATGTTTCAAAAATTAAAGTTACATTGATGCAACAGACAGCTGTGCCTCCTGTTTGTTCTTCCCCCACAACTTTTCTTGCTCACAGACCAGTCCTCTTCTCAGCCCTCAGTGTGGGCACCAGGGCCAAatccctgcctgctgtgagctggcagagctgagcaatGGGCTCCTGTGCACCAATTTGCACCACACCATCCTTGTCCCTGCATGCAGCTGTCCCCATGACAGAGCCTTGTGCTGCTCTTGGGTGACAAGAGGCAGGTCCCTGTGCTCATCGTCTGTATGGAGACCcagacacaggcacacagaCCCCCACACAACCCCAGTGACATGGACACACGTCTGTGAGCACCAGAAGCCACATGaacacacaagcacacacacacactctcacacacacacacgtaccCCAACCCAAGCAGCAAATCCTGCCCAGCCGAGCCGGAGGGTAGATGTGAAATCCCACAGCTCATCCTCCCAATCACACAGCGTCCATCGAGACGCACAAGCACTGACTTTCCCATCTGTTCTCCATTGCAGCCTCATTTAAACCCTTCTGGGCTTTCTTGAATTTCcatcagcccagcccagcccagctgcaggaccTTCCCAAGCCTCCcgagccctgcacagcagcacagcagctcctgcccccagtccttccctgtgctggggatgggctCCCTTCTCTTCCACTGCAAAGCTTTTGTGCATAATTTCACCCTGGCAAAAAGCCACCTTCTACCAGCCCCCTTCCAAACCCAAATTAGCacgctgctgcagcagcagaaattggagaggaaaggctgcagttttattttacaaCTCAATTAGCAagtttatacagaaaaaaacacccacatAACTGAGGGAGATTTTATGTCCGTTCAGCTTCACCAGTAAATAGAGTAGTTCCTCCTGAGGGCACtccccactgctctgggcacagtGATGTGCTCCTGCCCATGGGGCCCCTCAGCCAACGTGGTGatcctggctccagccctgctcacttGCTCCATCTCTCTTTGCTCTCACACTTGAAAATCCTCTGGGTATCTCTCTCATGGgctgaaaaacacagttttgagACTGTCCTGACACCCTGTTCACCGAGTATTAAATCAGAAGTGTGCCAAAACCTAAGAAGAAGATAAAGGGCCACATTTGCCTTTAATTTTTCCCTAGGAACCAGTCCCAACTAACATGAAGCCAATGGCTGTATGCCCAGGAGGGATCCTGACTCCTGAGACAGCTTGCACCACATCCCACTACAGTCTCTCCCTTCCTTGACCAATAGACCCTTCTGGTCAGGTTTCTGGAAAGAAGGGGACAGTCTTATCACTAGGCCAGTTTTCTTACTGGGAACATTTTTTGCTTGGGGATTGCTTCAGAGTCAGGAAGGAATCATTCCTGCCTGGCTGACACTTGGGCTTATCCCCTCTGTTGCAGTCCCCCTTCCTGAACTCCCTATTtttgtgcccagcactgccctgctcgCCCTTCTGCATTGTCCATGGCAGCTGGGGA harbors:
- the GDF7 gene encoding growth/differentiation factor 7 — encoded protein: MRLRAAAAALCLCLLGACRLRRGLEAAAVRGPSAAAPQRPSAAAPSSASSSSAAAASPFSSPPRRDGALRNGTVVPHHYMVALYQRLAARRAPGRRSDTVTGFAERARSDASPSASEQRYLFDISSLPEAEEVTGAELRILRSLPENRSLALSPEGTFHHLLLATCPSRDGEEPRLLDSRAADILDTGSSRWEVFDVWEALRDQRESSLQGKLLCFLLRIVSDQSGQLLPPRQLGFGKPRPQPHERALLVAFSHTQRKENLFKEIRDKIKALGSPPFLEPPDPGQEAYLKRRKRRTTIATRSGGRGHGKKAKTRCSRKPLHVNFKELGWDDWIIAPLDYEAYHCEGVCDFPLRSHLEPTNHAIIQTLMNSMDPESTPPSCCVPSKLSPISILYIDSGNNVVYKQYEDMVVETCGCR